In the Parasteatoda tepidariorum isolate YZ-2023 chromosome 3, CAS_Ptep_4.0, whole genome shotgun sequence genome, one interval contains:
- the LOC107446238 gene encoding cysteine/serine-rich nuclear protein 3 — MPKHKLEDCSGDEAKETFSDDCCLDSFPSSSDADKDDTSDSSLKSELSSEVPSTNTGQVAEDTSDTEEPPRKKVKKKNVCFANVTVYYFPRTQGFTCVPSQGGSTLGMDQKHSQMKMFSLLEHAEEQKRVHRELINHQRRLAKYQSSTSDSDDSEDISDVSDSELEADSCYFLQPVPIRQRRALLRASGVQKIDSFEKEECRDIRSSREFCGCECKIYCDPDHCTCSQAGIKCQVDRFSFPCGCSRDGCGNVAGRIEFNPLRVRTHFIHTLMRLELEKKQEQQLMLKSESNNFSVSSLSSCDTCGSLSSASTAFTSCVPAPSSYLTMTSTSSTDSNNCIVNSPLKEQVSAFMAISESDKKNSGDMYASPFSPQESSYSENSDYSSDDIDSDMDTSNSSHQRTVLQPSLSEGSAQTTDTSAKYLNHFNKSCSPNNDLNLRCYFSAQESTFSTLVQSDNHFCNGNSNTQFSNNNSISPLERNGFRETMARQGDFNEQHEHSLMKEQSQNYHSVSSKTADTVVEEEQCYTDLSSVIPGSKMELFNGLLSSKVQDVTAIKPVNLETEKVFNSLETCPIALGREPHKCCISQRMENERNDEPGENLGEIIKKTIVETVSA, encoded by the exons atGCCAAAGCATAAGTTAGAAGATTGTTCTGGGGATGAAGCCAAAGAGACTTTCTCTGATGACTGCTGCTTGGACAGCTTTCCCAGCAGCAGTGATGCTGATAAAGATGATACTAGCGACAGTAGTCTTAAATCTGAGTTGAGTTCTGAAGTTCCTAGTACAAATACTGGTCAAGTTGCTGAGGATACATCTGATACTGAAGAACCTCCACGCaagaaagtgaaaaagaaaaatgtctgCTTTGCAAATGTAACAGTATACTATTTTCCAAGAACACAAGGTTTTACTTGTGTTCCAAGTCAGGGAGGATCCACTCTAG GAATGGATCAGAAACATAGtcaaatgaaaatgttttcacTTCTTGAGCATGCTGAAGAGCAAAAAAGAGTTCATCGAGAATTAATTAATCATCAGCGTAGACTAGCAAAGTATCAATCATCTACATCTGATTCTGATGATAGTGAAGATATTAGCGACGTCTCTGATTCAGAATTAGAAGCTgatagttgttattttttgcagCCTGTTCCTATTCGACAAAGAAGAGCTCTTCTTCGTGCTTCAGGTGTACAAAAAATAgattcatttgaaaaagaagaatGTCGCGACATCCGTTCATCACGAGAGTTTTGTGGTTGTGAATGCAAGATTTATTGTGATCCTGACCATTGCACTTGCAGCCAAGCAGGAATCAAGTGTCAAGTTGACCGTTTCTCCTTTCCCTGTGGTTGCAGTCGTGATGGATGTGGGAATGTTGCAGGTAGAATCGAATTCAACCCCTTAAGGGTACGCACTCATTTCATTCATACTTTGATGAGGCTCGAGTTAGAGAAGAAGCAAGAACAACAATTGATGTTGAAATCTGAAAGTaacaatttttctgtttcatcTTTGTCATCTTGTGATACTTGTGGTTCTCTGTCTTCAGCCTCAACTGCTTTTACGTCATGTGTTCCAGCTCCATCATCATATTTAACAATGACTTCTACCTCTTCCACTGACTCTAATAATTGCATTGTTAATAGTCCTTTGAAGGAGCAGGTATCAGCATTTATGGCCATCAGCGAATCTGATAAGAAAAATTCTGGTGATATGTACGCTTCACCTTTCAGTCCACAAGAAAGCTCCTACTCAGAAAATTCTGATTACTCCAGTGATGATATTGATTCTGATATGGATACTTCAAACTCATCGCATCAGAGGACTGTTCTTCAGCCATCTTTAAGTGAAGGTTCTGCACAAACAACTGACACTTCagccaaatatttaaatcattttaacaaatCATGCAGTCCAAATAATGATCTTAACTTAAGGTGTTATTTTTCAGCACAAGAGAGTACATTTTCTACTTTGGTGCAATCTGATAATCATTTCTGTAATGGCAACTCAAATACTCAGTTTTCTAATAACAATTCAATCTCACCCCTAGAAAGGAATGGTTTTAGAGAAACTATGGCGAGGCAGGGAGATTTTAACGAACAGCACGAACATTCATTAATGAAAGAACAGTCACAAAACTATCATTCTGTTTCTTCGAAAACAGCAGATACTGTTGTAGAGGAGGAACAGTGTTATACTGATTTAAGTTCTGTTATACCTGGGTCCAAAATGGAGTTGTTTAATGGATTGCTCAGCTCCAAAGTTCAAGACGTAACTGCCATAAAGCCTGTTAATTTAGaaacagaaaaagtttttaactcttTAGAAACATGCCCAATTGCTTTAGGAAGGGAGCCACATAAGTGTTGCATTTCTCAACGCATGGAAAATGAGAGAAATGATGAACCTGGTGAAAATTTAGGTGAGATAATCAAGAAAACAATTGTTGAAACAGTTTCGGCATGA